One stretch of Luteitalea sp. DNA includes these proteins:
- a CDS encoding cold shock domain-containing protein: MGSTKGTIKRLVSDKGFGFVAAEDGTEYFFHQSACNGVSFNSLHEGQSVTFEKGQGPKGPRAESVTPT; encoded by the coding sequence ATGGGATCCACTAAGGGTACGATCAAGCGTCTCGTCAGCGACAAGGGATTCGGCTTTGTCGCGGCCGAGGATGGCACCGAATACTTTTTCCACCAATCAGCGTGCAACGGCGTGTCGTTCAATTCCTTGCACGAGGGACAATCTGTGACGTTCGAGAAGGGACAGGGTCCCAAGGGACCGCGCGCCGAAAGCGTTACCCCGACCTAA
- a CDS encoding DoxX family membrane protein, with product MNRGWDHNGIDHRTAPYAALVLRVALGTVSVAHALLKLFVFTLPGTAAFFAQHGFPGWTAYPVFAIELVGGLLLIAGLYTRAVAVALVPVLAGAFLVHWPNGWAFTAPNGGWEYVAFLIASLVTQALLGDGAFATSSVWRRQAHTAGR from the coding sequence ATGAATCGCGGATGGGATCACAACGGCATCGATCATCGCACGGCGCCGTACGCGGCACTCGTGCTGCGCGTCGCGCTGGGCACGGTATCGGTTGCGCATGCGCTCTTGAAGCTCTTCGTCTTCACGCTGCCCGGCACGGCGGCGTTCTTCGCACAACACGGCTTTCCGGGCTGGACTGCTTACCCGGTCTTTGCCATCGAGCTCGTTGGCGGCCTGCTGCTCATTGCGGGCCTCTACACGCGAGCCGTCGCCGTCGCGCTCGTGCCGGTCCTCGCAGGCGCGTTCCTCGTGCACTGGCCGAACGGCTGGGCGTTCACGGCTCCAAACGGCGGCTGGGAGTATGTGGCGTTCCTGATCGCCAGCCTCGTGACGCAAGCGTTGCTCGGCGATGGAGCTTTCGCAACGTCATCGGTGTGGCGGCGGCAGGCGCATACGGCTGGGCGGTAG
- a CDS encoding carboxypeptidase regulatory-like domain-containing protein: protein MRVTQVLSGGALLAGSVLVGALTGMGAYQSAGEGMSVDGSDLGGVVTSEKGPEAGVWVIAETTDLPTKFVKIVVTDDQGRYLIPDLPKASYSVWVRGYGLVDSPKVRTTPGNDLNLQAVVAPDKQAAAQYYPAGYWLSLMQVPGEEEFQGESATNGGISPDVESQAEWLRMLKSGNCTACHQLGNKATREIPSELGVFASSAAAWERRLQSGQAGGSMVSGLHRFGGKRALTMFADWTDRIAAGELPPAPPRPEGLERNVVITQWDWADPKAYLHDEVSTDRRDPTVNANGPIYGALEVSADYLPVLDPVRHEAGRVPLTVRDPRTEPAAPPAVAQPSPYWGEEAIWTSKNNVHNPMLDEQGRVWITSTVRPPDNPDVCQEGSSHPSAKLFPIERASRHLAVYDPKTKKLTHISTCFGTHHLMFAEDANNTLWTSGGGQVVGWLNTKMFDETEDEMKSQGWTALIIDTNGNGKRDEYVEPDQPLDPSKDTRFDGAFYAVSPAPDGSVWGSVLGFPGEVIRLNPGTNPPETALAEVYELPWNNPKAEVQGFSPRGMDIDRNGVVWAPLASGHLASFDRRKCKGSLNGPKATGQHCPEGWTLYPEPLPQLGGVKQSGSAEASYYTWVDQFDTFGLGKNTPINTGNASEGLLALKDGKWVVLRVPYPLGFYTKWMDGRIDDPSAGWKGKGLWATVSTRAPFHMEGGKGTTSKVLKFQLRPDPLAN from the coding sequence ATGAGAGTGACACAGGTGCTGTCCGGGGGCGCCTTACTGGCGGGCTCCGTCCTGGTGGGAGCGCTGACCGGGATGGGTGCGTACCAATCGGCCGGTGAGGGGATGTCCGTAGATGGAAGCGATCTCGGCGGGGTCGTGACGAGCGAGAAGGGGCCAGAAGCCGGCGTCTGGGTAATCGCGGAGACCACCGACCTCCCCACCAAGTTCGTGAAAATCGTGGTCACCGACGACCAGGGGCGCTACCTCATCCCCGATCTGCCGAAGGCGAGCTACAGCGTGTGGGTGCGCGGCTACGGGCTGGTAGATTCTCCGAAGGTCCGCACAACACCGGGGAACGACCTGAACCTACAGGCAGTCGTGGCGCCAGACAAACAGGCCGCCGCACAGTACTATCCGGCCGGCTATTGGTTGTCGCTGATGCAGGTGCCGGGCGAGGAGGAGTTCCAGGGCGAGTCAGCGACGAATGGCGGTATTTCGCCGGACGTCGAGAGCCAGGCCGAGTGGCTGAGAATGTTGAAGTCTGGCAACTGCACCGCCTGCCATCAATTGGGCAACAAAGCGACACGAGAAATTCCCTCCGAGCTTGGCGTGTTCGCGTCCTCGGCGGCGGCTTGGGAACGACGGCTGCAATCTGGACAGGCTGGCGGCAGCATGGTCAGCGGGCTCCACCGGTTCGGTGGCAAACGAGCGTTGACGATGTTCGCCGACTGGACCGATCGGATTGCCGCAGGCGAGCTGCCGCCGGCGCCGCCACGGCCCGAGGGCCTGGAGCGCAACGTCGTCATCACCCAATGGGACTGGGCGGACCCGAAAGCATACCTACACGACGAGGTGTCAACCGATCGGCGGGATCCAACGGTCAACGCGAACGGGCCGATCTACGGAGCGCTCGAGGTGAGCGCCGACTACCTGCCCGTCCTGGACCCGGTGCGCCATGAGGCGGGTCGGGTACCGCTGACGGTTCGCGATCCGCGCACCGAGCCGGCGGCCCCGCCGGCCGTGGCGCAGCCTTCACCGTACTGGGGCGAGGAAGCAATCTGGACCAGCAAGAACAACGTCCACAACCCGATGCTCGACGAGCAAGGGCGGGTGTGGATCACATCGACCGTTCGTCCCCCTGACAACCCGGACGTCTGTCAGGAGGGATCGAGCCATCCGTCTGCGAAGCTGTTCCCGATCGAACGAGCCAGCCGCCATCTTGCTGTGTACGATCCGAAGACGAAGAAGCTCACGCACATCAGTACATGCTTCGGCACGCACCATTTGATGTTCGCCGAAGATGCCAACAACACACTGTGGACCAGTGGAGGCGGCCAAGTGGTCGGCTGGCTGAACACGAAGATGTTCGACGAGACCGAAGACGAGATGAAGTCTCAAGGTTGGACGGCTCTGATCATCGATACCAACGGCAACGGCAAGCGAGACGAGTACGTGGAGCCAGATCAGCCGCTGGATCCCTCGAAGGATACGCGGTTCGACGGCGCCTTCTACGCGGTCTCTCCTGCCCCGGACGGCTCTGTTTGGGGATCGGTGCTCGGCTTCCCAGGGGAAGTCATCCGTCTGAACCCTGGCACGAACCCGCCAGAAACAGCCCTGGCGGAAGTGTACGAGCTGCCGTGGAACAATCCGAAGGCGGAGGTACAAGGTTTCTCGCCGCGCGGCATGGACATCGATCGCAACGGCGTCGTCTGGGCCCCTCTCGCAAGCGGGCACCTCGCCAGCTTCGACCGTCGCAAGTGCAAGGGATCGCTCAACGGCCCGAAGGCGACCGGCCAACACTGTCCCGAGGGCTGGACCCTCTATCCCGAGCCATTGCCGCAGCTCGGGGGCGTGAAACAGTCAGGCAGCGCCGAGGCGAGCTACTACACGTGGGTCGATCAATTCGACACGTTCGGGCTCGGTAAGAACACTCCCATCAACACCGGCAACGCATCCGAAGGCCTGCTGGCACTGAAGGACGGCAAATGGGTCGTCCTTCGAGTCCCGTATCCTCTCGGCTTCTACACGAAATGGATGGATGGCCGGATCGACGATCCGAGCGCCGGCTGGAAAGGCAAAGGCCTTTGGGCGACCGTCAGCACACGAGCACCGTTCCACATGGAGGGCGGTAAGGGAACGACGAGCAAGGTGCTGAAGTTCCAGCTGCGTCCCGATCCGCTTGCGAATTGA
- a CDS encoding MarR family transcriptional regulator has product MSTRLQAELKQTKPFVSVEDAVFLSALRTADHLLWGEIEVLKVADLTFPQYNVLRILRGAGPKGLSCREISERMVTRDPDMTRLLDRLERRGLVARLRDAKDRRVVLTRVTPDGLKLLRTLDAPVAKVQRRQLEHMSQRQLRTLVELLDLARQATG; this is encoded by the coding sequence ATGAGTACGCGGCTGCAGGCCGAGCTGAAGCAGACCAAGCCCTTCGTCAGTGTCGAGGATGCCGTCTTCTTGAGCGCGTTGCGGACAGCGGATCATCTGCTGTGGGGTGAGATCGAAGTGTTGAAAGTGGCCGACCTCACGTTCCCTCAATACAACGTGCTGCGCATCCTGCGTGGCGCGGGGCCCAAAGGGCTCTCGTGCCGGGAGATCTCAGAGCGGATGGTGACCCGTGATCCTGATATGACGCGCCTGCTCGACCGGCTCGAGCGGCGCGGCCTGGTGGCTCGCCTGCGCGACGCAAAGGACCGGCGCGTCGTCCTGACCCGCGTCACGCCGGACGGGCTCAAGCTGCTGCGAACGCTGGACGCCCCGGTCGCCAAGGTGCAACGCCGTCAACTCGAGCACATGAGCCAGCGACAGCTGAGGACGCTGGTCGAGCTCTTGGATCTGGCACGCCAGGCTACGGGGTAG
- a CDS encoding PadR family transcriptional regulator, translating to MSSTQRERVELLQGTLDLIVLRALATMGPLHAYALAARLEQVAEHPLMLNQGTLYPALVRLEQKGWIKGKWQKTENNREAKYYAITKAGLRALGEHTERWRRLAGLVDKLLLGES from the coding sequence ATGTCTAGCACACAGAGAGAACGCGTCGAGCTTCTTCAAGGAACGCTCGATTTGATCGTCTTGCGCGCCCTTGCCACCATGGGGCCGCTGCACGCCTACGCATTGGCCGCGCGCCTCGAGCAGGTCGCCGAGCATCCGTTGATGTTGAACCAGGGCACGCTGTATCCCGCTTTGGTGCGGCTCGAGCAGAAGGGCTGGATCAAGGGCAAGTGGCAGAAGACCGAGAACAACCGCGAGGCGAAATACTACGCCATCACGAAGGCCGGACTTCGTGCGCTCGGCGAGCACACGGAACGCTGGCGACGCCTGGCGGGTCTCGTCGACAAGCTGCTTCTCGGCGAGTCGTAG
- a CDS encoding PEP-CTERM sorting domain-containing protein: protein MRASVRGLSVTVGLALGMMVPTAATGAPITFYGADAVAGPSDPRPNADAAAASFDALLDGSSFITFEELPVGNFGTLEVFPGVTVTLTNTDANVGAGIANVDEHVPDAFGYNTTAGGQNHLRVVPPFASFLGGTVTYSFASPIDAFGAYLTDTDALLPGPITVTFFDGTNRVLSVPKPVLGGPSFFGLTDFDAAISSVSFHTGPTDLFRDVWGMDDVRFRTAASVPVPEPGTMVLMGAGLLAFGALARKRIS from the coding sequence ATGCGAGCGAGCGTTCGTGGTCTATCGGTTACGGTGGGCTTAGCGCTCGGGATGATGGTGCCCACCGCCGCAACAGGTGCGCCCATCACCTTCTATGGTGCGGACGCGGTTGCCGGCCCCTCTGATCCCCGGCCCAACGCGGATGCAGCCGCGGCCTCGTTCGATGCGCTCCTCGACGGCTCGAGTTTCATCACTTTCGAAGAGCTGCCGGTGGGGAACTTCGGCACGTTGGAGGTGTTCCCCGGTGTGACGGTCACACTGACCAACACGGATGCCAATGTCGGCGCCGGCATCGCCAACGTCGACGAGCACGTCCCAGATGCGTTCGGCTACAACACGACTGCCGGCGGCCAAAATCATCTGCGCGTGGTGCCACCCTTCGCCTCGTTTCTCGGGGGCACCGTCACCTACTCGTTCGCCTCCCCCATCGACGCATTCGGCGCCTACCTCACCGACACAGATGCGCTTCTTCCGGGCCCCATTACAGTGACCTTCTTCGATGGCACCAACCGAGTCCTGAGTGTCCCGAAGCCAGTGCTGGGCGGTCCATCGTTCTTTGGCCTCACCGATTTCGATGCCGCGATCTCGAGCGTCAGCTTCCACACAGGGCCCACAGATCTCTTCCGCGACGTCTGGGGTATGGACGATGTGCGCTTTCGCACGGCGGCTTCGGTGCCTGTTCCCGAGCCTGGAACGATGGTACTGATGGGAGCCGGCCTGCTTGCGTTTGGGGCCCTCGCACGTAAGCGCATCTCTTAG
- a CDS encoding SDR family oxidoreductase — MRVAVITGAAQGIGRRTSEVLAEQGYSLALNDLRTPAETLAAVRARGAAALELVGNVADEAFVPRCVEAVQKRWHRVDVLVNNAGISFMAPAEATGADDFRRVIEVNLVAPFLLAKAFGALMLEQKSGSIINVASVAGLVGIADRTAYNASKHGLVGLTRTLAAEWGGHGVRCNAVCPGWVKTEMDRADQAGGSYTDADIIGRVPMARFAAPDDIALAIAFLADPAQSGFINGHALVVDGGWTADGSWETLRLKHR, encoded by the coding sequence ATGCGAGTTGCTGTGATCACGGGCGCTGCCCAGGGCATCGGGCGTCGCACGAGCGAAGTGCTGGCGGAGCAGGGCTATTCTCTAGCGCTGAACGACCTGCGGACACCCGCGGAAACGCTGGCAGCCGTCCGTGCCCGCGGCGCGGCGGCGCTCGAGCTCGTGGGAAACGTTGCCGACGAGGCCTTCGTCCCGCGATGCGTCGAAGCCGTGCAGAAGCGCTGGCATCGGGTGGACGTCCTGGTGAACAACGCTGGCATCAGCTTCATGGCACCAGCGGAGGCCACGGGAGCAGATGACTTCCGTCGCGTCATCGAGGTCAACCTCGTCGCGCCGTTCCTGCTTGCGAAGGCGTTCGGGGCCCTGATGCTCGAGCAGAAGTCTGGGAGCATCATCAACGTGGCGTCGGTGGCTGGACTGGTCGGCATCGCCGATCGCACAGCGTACAACGCTTCCAAGCACGGTCTAGTGGGCTTGACGCGCACGCTCGCCGCGGAATGGGGTGGGCACGGCGTACGCTGCAACGCCGTCTGTCCGGGGTGGGTGAAGACAGAGATGGACCGGGCCGACCAAGCCGGTGGTAGCTACACTGACGCAGACATCATCGGCCGCGTGCCGATGGCGCGCTTCGCCGCGCCAGACGACATCGCACTCGCGATCGCGTTCCTCGCCGATCCCGCCCAAAGTGGCTTCATCAACGGGCACGCGTTGGTCGTCGATGGCGGCTGGACGGCGGACGGGAGCTGGGAAACCCTACGGTTGAAACATCGCTAA